A DNA window from Vigna angularis cultivar LongXiaoDou No.4 chromosome 1, ASM1680809v1, whole genome shotgun sequence contains the following coding sequences:
- the LOC108319713 gene encoding protein XRI1, producing the protein MNNLHSLAYTAATTSLCGSSLGWDYHNLGVLNADKMSLMEAMEGSTPSLSPQHSDFSTGYLEDALIESCERSKRRRLLPCTTADEHSMSFIDDLEQSFWNFNPLWHQPVENFNFYCMNQIERFCGFSDELISTSRSEEANILLADSKTPEETISASESLNSSSSSYKQPVTCKTTDPTVAPTGSDEMGNKKVVTRVVYPFAMVKPGGREGDVTLNDINERILMPPTRPVRHPVGDFACRPCVSAEGPGLSGKAVVALTRIHTQGRGTITIIRTKG; encoded by the exons ATGAACAATCTTCATTCCCTAGCTTACACTGCTGCTACTACTAGCCTCTGTGGTTCTTCCCTAGGTTGGGATTATCACAACCTTGGAGTTCTCAACGCGGACAAAATGTCTTTAA TGGAAGCTATGGAGGGAAGTACACCATCACTCTCCCCTCAACATTCTGATTTCTCAACTGGGTATCTCGAAGATGCTTTGATTGAATCATGTGAACGTTCCAAACGTAGACGCTTGCTGCCATGTACTACTGCTGATGAGCATAGCATGAGTTTCATAGATGACCTTGAGCAG AGTTTCTGGAACTTCAACCCCTTATGGCACCAACCAGTGGAGAACTTCAACTTCTACTGCATGAACCAGATAGAAAGGTTTTGTGGATTTTCAG ATGAACTTATAAGCACATCAAGGAGCGAGGAAGCAAACATTCTTCTAGCAGATTCTAAAACACCGGAAGAGACAATATCAGCCTCTGAATCTTTAAATTCATCCTCATCTTCTTACAAACAACCGGTGACATGCAAAACCACAGACCCCACAGTAGCCCCAACAG GAAGTGATGAAATGGGGAACAAAAAGGTGGTAACAAGAGTGGTGTATCCATTTGCAATGGTGAAGCCAGGAGGTAGGGAAGGTGATGTGACATTAAATGACATAAATGAGAGGATCCTAATGCCTCCTACAAGGCCAGTGAGGCATCCAGTTGGGGACTTTGCATGTCGGCCATGCGTGTCCGCAGAGGGTCCAGGCCTTTCAGGGAAAGCAGTGGTGGCCCTTACTAGAATTCACACACAGGGAAGAGGCACAATCACTATTATCAGAACCAAGGGCTAA
- the LOC108319678 gene encoding histone-lysine N-methyltransferase ASHR2 isoform X1, translating to MSLAAPSSLLKVEEIQGRGRGMVAFQPLKAGQIVLKDSPILLYSALPLIRQSLSASSSASTSCFCDHCFRTLPPFLLGDSSSSTVLCPNCRYHRFCSSSCLSKASNSSHSSWVCQALSSLRSNSLLLEQPLERQVQANFLIAAYNLANISPSDFQILLSLQGSPDDTTIAASKFLHPLISSLCSLSIISPQNGCSLELTSALLVKDKLNAFGIMQPFSADDDQRSVRAYGIYPYASFFNHDCLPNACRFDYVDINPHEDGHNTDFIIRMIHDVPQGREICLSYFPVNENYSSRQKRLIEDYGFSCNCDRCNVESNWSDNDSVEDNAEDEEEVMDEDQSETMEASDTDKHALEDNNDFPHAYFFLKYMCDRTNCWGTLAPLPPEGDTPSNVMECNVCGKLKSDDTFDVDEGLMED from the coding sequence ATGTCTTTGGCTGCTCCGAGTTCCCTTTTGAAGGTGGAGGAAATACAAGGAAGAGGGAGGGGAATGGTTGCATTTCAGCCTCTTAAAGCTGGTCAAATTGTCCTGAAAGACTCCCCCATTCTGCTGTATTCAGCTTTGCCCTTGATCAGACAGTCTTTGTCAGCGTCATCCTCTGCCTCAACTTCATGTTTCTGTGATCACTGCTTCAGAACCTTGCCTCCATTTTTACTGGGAGATTCTTCGTCATCCACAGTTTTGTGCCCCAATTGTCGCTACCATCGTTTCTGCAGCTCAAGTTGTCTTTCAAAGGCATCGAACTCCTCCCATTCTTCTTGGGTATGTCAAGCGTTATCTAGTCTCAGATCCAATTCTCTACTGCTTGAACAGCCGCTTGAGCGCCAAGTCCAGGCTAATTTTCTCATAGCTGCCTACAATCTTGCCAATATCTCCCCTTCAGACTTCCAAATTTTGCTTTCTCTCCAGGGTTCTCCTGATGATACCACCATTGCTGCATCCAAGTTCCTACACCCCCTTATTTCATCTCTCTGCTCACTATCTATCATTAGTCCCCAGAATGGATGTTCTTTAGAACTCACCTCTGCACTTCTTGTCAAGGACAAGCTCAATGCCTTTGGAATAATGCAGCCCTTCTCTGCAGATGACGACCAGAGGTCTGTCAGAGCCTATGGTATTTACCCCTATGCTTCCTTTTTTAACCATGACTGCCTTCCCAATGCCTGCAGATTTGATTATGTGGACATCAATCCACATGAAGACGGCCATAATACTGACTTTATTATTAGGATGATTCATGATGTTCCCCAAGGTAGGGAGATTTGTTTGAGTTATTTCCCTGTGAATGAAAACTATTCTAGTAGGCAAAAGAGATTGATTGAAGACTATGGTTTCTCCTGTAATTGTGATCGATGTAATGTGGAGTCAAATTGGTCAGATAATGATAGTGTTGAAGATAATGCTGAGGATGAGGAGGAGGTTATGGATGAGGACCAATCTGAAACTATGGAAGCGTCAGACACTGATAAACATGCTCTTGAAGATAATAATGATTTCCCACatgcatatttctttttaaaatacatgTGTGATAGAACGAATTGCTGGGGAACATTAGCTCCATTACCTCCGGAGGGTGATACTCCATCTAATGTCATGGAATGCAATGTCTGTGGAAAATTGAAGAGTGACGATACCTTTGATGTAGATGAAGGTCTTATGGAGGACTAA
- the LOC108319678 gene encoding histone-lysine N-methyltransferase ASHR2 isoform X2, with product MSLAAPSSLLKVEEIQGRGRGMVAFQPLKAGQIVLKDSPILLYSALPLIRQSLSASSSASTSCFCDHCFRTLPPFLLGDSSSSTVLCPNCRYHRFCSSSCLSKASNSSHSSWVCQALSSLRSNSLLLEQPLERQVQANFLIAAYNLANISPSDFQILLSLQGSPDDTTIAASKFLHPLISSLCSLSIISPQNGCSLELTSALLVKDKLNAFGIMQPFSADDDQRSVRAYGIYPYASFFNHDCLPNACRFDYVDINPHEDGHNTDFIIRMIHDVPQDNDSVEDNAEDEEEVMDEDQSETMEASDTDKHALEDNNDFPHAYFFLKYMCDRTNCWGTLAPLPPEGDTPSNVMECNVCGKLKSDDTFDVDEGLMED from the exons ATGTCTTTGGCTGCTCCGAGTTCCCTTTTGAAGGTGGAGGAAATACAAGGAAGAGGGAGGGGAATGGTTGCATTTCAGCCTCTTAAAGCTGGTCAAATTGTCCTGAAAGACTCCCCCATTCTGCTGTATTCAGCTTTGCCCTTGATCAGACAGTCTTTGTCAGCGTCATCCTCTGCCTCAACTTCATGTTTCTGTGATCACTGCTTCAGAACCTTGCCTCCATTTTTACTGGGAGATTCTTCGTCATCCACAGTTTTGTGCCCCAATTGTCGCTACCATCGTTTCTGCAGCTCAAGTTGTCTTTCAAAGGCATCGAACTCCTCCCATTCTTCTTGGGTATGTCAAGCGTTATCTAGTCTCAGATCCAATTCTCTACTGCTTGAACAGCCGCTTGAGCGCCAAGTCCAGGCTAATTTTCTCATAGCTGCCTACAATCTTGCCAATATCTCCCCTTCAGACTTCCAAATTTTGCTTTCTCTCCAGGGTTCTCCTGATGATACCACCATTGCTGCATCCAAGTTCCTACACCCCCTTATTTCATCTCTCTGCTCACTATCTATCATTAGTCCCCAGAATGGATGTTCTTTAGAACTCACCTCTGCACTTCTTGTCAAGGACAAGCTCAATGCCTTTGGAATAATGCAGCCCTTCTCTGCAGATGACGACCAGAGGTCTGTCAGAGCCTATGGTATTTACCCCTATGCTTCCTTTTTTAACCATGACTGCCTTCCCAATGCCTGCAGATTTGATTATGTGGACATCAATCCACATGAAGACGGCCATAATACTGACTTTATTATTAGGATGATTCATGATGTTCCCCAAG ATAATGATAGTGTTGAAGATAATGCTGAGGATGAGGAGGAGGTTATGGATGAGGACCAATCTGAAACTATGGAAGCGTCAGACACTGATAAACATGCTCTTGAAGATAATAATGATTTCCCACatgcatatttctttttaaaatacatgTGTGATAGAACGAATTGCTGGGGAACATTAGCTCCATTACCTCCGGAGGGTGATACTCCATCTAATGTCATGGAATGCAATGTCTGTGGAAAATTGAAGAGTGACGATACCTTTGATGTAGATGAAGGTCTTATGGAGGACTAA